The Belonocnema kinseyi isolate 2016_QV_RU_SX_M_011 chromosome 10, B_treatae_v1, whole genome shotgun sequence genome has a window encoding:
- the LOC117181111 gene encoding uncharacterized protein LOC117181111, translated as MAILCINSQQSEESSQVRQVSQVRQVSKVSQVSQVSQISQVSQVSQVSQVSQVSQVSQVSQVSQVSQVSQVSQVSQVSQVSQVSQVSQVSQVSQVSQVSQVSQVSQVSQVSQVSQVSQDSQVSQVSQVSQVSQVSQVSQVSQVSQVSQVSQVSQVRQVSKVSQVSQVSQISQVSQVSQVSQVSQVSQVSQASQASQVSQVSQVSQVSQVSQVSQVSQSVINESIKVALWFLKDRLD; from the exons ATGGCAATTCTGTGTATCAATTCCCAGCAGAGCGAAGAGA GCAGTCAAGTCCGTCAAGTCAGTCAAGTCCGTCAAGTCAGCAAAGTCAGTCAAGTTAGTCAAGTCAGTCAAATCAGCCAAGTCAGTCAAGTCAGTCAAGTCAGTCAAGTCAGTCAAGTCAGTCAAGTCAGTCAAGTCAGTCAAGTCAGTCAAGTCAGTCAAGTCAGTCAAGTCAGTCAAGTCAGTCAAGTCAGTCAAGTCAGTCAAGTCAGTCAAGTCAGTCAAGTCAGTCAAGTCAGTCAAGTCAGTCAAGTCAGTCAAGTCAGTCAAGTCAGTCAAGTCAGTCAAGTCAGTCAAGTCAGTCAAGTCAGTCAAGACAGTCAAGTCAGTCAAGTCAGTCAAGTCAGTCAAGTCAGTCAAGTCAGTCAAGTCAGTCAAGTCAGTCAAGTCAGTCAAGTCAGTCAAGTCAGTCAAGTCAGTCAAGTCCGCCAAGTCAGCAAAGTCAGTCAAGTTAGTCAAGTCAGTCAAATCAGCCAAGTCAGTCAAGTCAGTCAAGTCAGCCAAGTCAGCCAAGTCAGTCAAGTCAGTCAAGCCAGTCAAGCCAGTCAAGTCAGTCAAGTCAGTCAAGTCAGTCAAGTCAGTCAAGTCAGTCAAGTCAGTcaagtcagtcagtcagtcatcAACGAAAGTATTAAAGTAGCGCTTTGGTTTCTGAAAGATAGACTTGACTGA